From the genome of Flavobacterium luteolum, one region includes:
- the bshB1 gene encoding bacillithiol biosynthesis deacetylase BshB1 has product MKLDILAFGAHPDDVELGCAGTILKEVSLGKKVGIVDLTRGELGTRGTAETRDQEAKDAADILGVLVRENLAMRDGFFVNDEKHQLEVIKMIRKYKPEIVLCNAIDDRHIDHGKGSKLVSDSCFLSGLMKIETSIDGVRQEAWRPKVVYHYIQWKNLEPDFVVDITGFEEKKIEAIMAYKTQFYDPNSSEPATPITSKNFFESLNYRAQDLGRLVGKDFAEGFTVERCLAVNSLENLI; this is encoded by the coding sequence ATGAAATTAGACATATTAGCATTCGGGGCACATCCAGACGATGTAGAATTGGGTTGTGCGGGAACTATTTTAAAAGAAGTATCACTTGGTAAAAAAGTAGGTATTGTTGATTTAACTCGCGGTGAATTAGGAACGCGGGGAACAGCTGAAACGAGAGATCAGGAAGCAAAAGATGCTGCTGATATTTTGGGGGTTCTTGTGCGTGAAAATTTGGCAATGCGTGATGGTTTTTTCGTTAATGATGAAAAGCATCAATTAGAAGTTATTAAAATGATTCGTAAGTACAAACCAGAAATCGTTTTGTGCAATGCAATCGACGATCGTCATATTGATCACGGAAAAGGAAGCAAATTAGTTTCTGATTCTTGTTTTCTTTCAGGGTTAATGAAAATCGAAACTTCTATTGATGGAGTGCGACAAGAAGCGTGGAGGCCAAAAGTGGTGTATCATTATATTCAATGGAAAAATCTTGAACCAGACTTTGTTGTAGATATTACAGGATTCGAAGAAAAGAAAATTGAAGCAATTATGGCATATAAAACACAATTTTACGATCCGAATTCAAGTGAGCCTGCAACGCCAATTACAAGTAAAAACTTTTTTGAAAGCTTAAATTACCGTGCGCAGGACTTAGGAAGACTAGTTGGGAAAGATTTTGCAGAAGGTTTTACAGTTGAAAGATGTTTGGCAGTCAATAGCTTAGAAAATTTGATATAA
- the ypfJ gene encoding KPN_02809 family neutral zinc metallopeptidase, whose translation MKWQGRRQSDNVEDRRSISGGGKAIIGGGVIGIIVLLLNVFGGETGQQIAPILEQMQGGQGQQTEAAAPLSKEDEEMGNFVRVVLADNEDIWSKIFAENGMTYEKPKLVLFKGAVQTACGGASSASGPFYCPGDRKVYMDLGFFEELKTKFGAKGGDFAIAYVIAHEIGHHIQTLLGTSSKMRQMQQGKSEAEANKLSVALELQADFYAGVWAHYNQANLDTGDIEEALSAANAVGDDAIQSKMQGHVVPDSFTHGTSEQRMYWFNKGFKSGDIKQGTTFEEIR comes from the coding sequence ATGAAATGGCAAGGCAGAAGACAAAGTGATAATGTCGAAGACAGAAGATCAATTTCCGGCGGAGGAAAAGCGATAATTGGCGGAGGAGTTATTGGGATCATTGTTTTGCTTCTGAATGTTTTTGGTGGTGAAACTGGTCAGCAAATAGCACCGATTCTAGAACAAATGCAAGGCGGACAAGGTCAGCAAACCGAAGCTGCAGCCCCATTAAGTAAGGAAGATGAAGAAATGGGAAATTTTGTGAGAGTTGTTTTGGCTGATAACGAGGACATCTGGAGTAAAATTTTTGCCGAAAATGGCATGACATACGAAAAACCTAAATTAGTGCTTTTTAAAGGCGCTGTACAAACCGCCTGCGGAGGCGCATCATCTGCTTCTGGGCCATTTTACTGTCCTGGCGATCGAAAAGTGTATATGGATTTGGGTTTCTTTGAAGAACTGAAAACTAAATTTGGTGCAAAAGGAGGCGATTTTGCCATTGCTTATGTAATTGCGCATGAAATTGGACATCACATTCAGACTTTGCTAGGAACCTCTTCCAAAATGCGCCAAATGCAACAAGGAAAAAGTGAAGCCGAAGCCAATAAATTATCAGTAGCATTAGAATTGCAAGCCGATTTTTATGCTGGTGTTTGGGCACACTATAATCAAGCCAATCTAGACACAGGAGATATTGAAGAAGCCTTGAGTGCCGCAAATGCTGTTGGAGATGATGCAATACAAAGTAAAATGCAAGGACACGTTGTTCCTGATTCTTTCACCCACGGAACTTCAGAACAAAGAATGTATTGGTTTAACAAAGGTTTTAAAAGTGGCGATATTAAACAAGGAACTACATTTGAAGAAATTCGATAA